In a single window of the Centroberyx gerrardi isolate f3 chromosome 17, fCenGer3.hap1.cur.20231027, whole genome shotgun sequence genome:
- the gskip gene encoding GSK3-beta interaction protein — MEIDCQPEDSIVSSFDEDCVELGDVKDMRLEAEAVVNDVLFAVAEMFVSHSLNSASDVAYINVETREGNRYCLELTEAGLRVVGYAFDQVDEDLSTQYHETVYSLLDTLSPGYREAFGNALLQRLERLKQNGQ, encoded by the exons ATGGAGATAGACTGCCAGCCCGAGGACTCGATCGTCTCCTCATTTGATGAAGACTGTGTCGAGCTTGGCGACGTCAAGGACATGAGATTGGAGGCGGAAGCGGTGGTCAATGACGTACTCTTTGCTGTTGCTGAAATGTTTGTGTCGCACAGTCTCAACAGTGCATCGGACGTGGCCTACATAAACGTGGAGACAAGGGAGGGCAATCGCTACTGTCTGGAGCTCACAGAGGCAGGACTGAGG GTGGTGGGCTATGCTTTTGATCAAGTGGACGAGGATTTGAGCACCCAGTATCATGAGACTGTTTACTCACTTCTGGACACGCTGAGTCCAGGTTACAGAGAAGCCTTTGGGAATGCTTTGCTGCAGCGGCTGGAGAGGCTGAAGCAAAatggacaataa
- the LOC139930883 gene encoding NPC intracellular cholesterol transporter 2-like, whose amino-acid sequence MDLRTGFIVLCSLMAFTCAEPVKFTDCGSSVGKASEVDISPCPHQPCQLHKGQSYSVNVTFTSNVESKTSKAVVHGVIAGVPIPFPIPIEDGCKSGIECPIQTQQSYHYVNQLPVKAEYPSIKLVVEWELRDDTSSDLFCIRFPVQIVS is encoded by the exons ATGGATCTCCGAACTGGTTTCATCGTCTTGTGCTCCCTGATGGCTTTCACCTGTGCGGAGCCGGTGAAATTTACCGACTGTG GCTCATCTGTTGGTAAAGCATCCGAGGTTGACATTAGCCCTTGTCCTCATCAACCGTGCCAGCTACACAAAGGACAGTCCTACAGTGTCAATGTGACATTCACCAGCA ATGTGGAGAGCAAGACGAGCAAAGCCGTGGTGCATGGAGTCATCGCTGGAGTCCCCATCCCCTTCCCCATCCCCATCGAAGACGGCTGCAAGTCTGGAATCGAGTGTCCCATCCAGACGCAGCAGAGCTACCACTACGTGAATCAACTGCCTGTGAAGGCTGAGTATCCTTCT ATCAAGCTGGTTGTGGAGTGGGAACTGAGAGACGACACCAGCAGTGACCTGTTCTGCATCAGGTTCCCAGTTCAGATTGTGAGCTAA
- the isca2 gene encoding iron-sulfur cluster assembly 2 homolog, mitochondrial: MSFVRGAMITASKSRVLNLARATSLLNNVHVSQQVQRCPQSPQPLYTAGLQRFSSAATQEKPAVSSPSEDKVNLSESCVKRLGEIMEKGEYLRIHVEGGGCSGFQYKFSVDGNRNEDDRVFEQGGVGVIVDQESLEFVKGATLDYSHELIRSAFLVLKNPQADHGCSCGSSFSVKL; the protein is encoded by the exons ATGTCATTCGTGAGGGGAGCAATGATAACTGCGTCAAAGTCAAGAGTGTTGAACCTTGCTAG GGCAACTTCTCTTCTCAACAATGTCCATGTCAGTCAACAAGTACAGCGGTGTCCTCAAAGTCCCCAGCCCCTTTACACAGCTGGGCTTCAACGCTTCAGCAGTGCCGCAACCCAGGAGAAACCAGCGGTATCAAGTCCATCTGAGGATAAAGTAAACCTCAGTGAATCATGTGTTAAG AGACTAGGGGAGATCATGGAGAAAGGCGAGTATCTGAGGATACATGTGGAAGGAGGAGGCTGCTCTGGGTTCCAGTACAAGTTTTCTGTTGACGGCAACAGGAATGAAGATGACAG AGTGTTTGAGCAGGGGGGAGTGGGGGTTATCGTGGACCAAGAAAGCCTGGAGTTTGTGAAAGGAGCCACCCTGGACTACAGCCATGAGCTGATCCGGTCCGCCTTCCTGGTGCTCAAGAATCCTCAAGCCGATCACGGCTGCTCCTGTGGCAGCTCTTTCTCCGTCAAGTTATGA
- the LOC144542554 gene encoding NPC intracellular cholesterol transporter 2-like, translating to MALKDNGLLPFCSSGSSVGKASEVDISPCPHQPCQLHKGQSYSVNVTFTSNVESKTSKAVVHGVIAGVPIPFPIPIEDGCKSGIECPIQTQQSYHYVNQLPVKAEYPSIKLVVEWELRDDTSSDLFCIRFPVQIVS from the exons ATGGCTTTAAAAGACAATGGCCTTCTCCCATTTTGCTCCTCAGGCTCATCTGTTGGCAAAGCATCCGAGGTTGACATTAGCCCTTGTCCTCATCAACCGTGCCAGCTACACAAAGGACAGTCCTACAGTGTCAATGTGACATTCACCAGCA ATGTGGAGAGCAAGACGAGCAAAGCCGTGGTGCATGGAGTCATCGCTGGAGTCCCCATCCCCTTCCCCATCCCCATCGAAGACGGCTGCAAGTCTGGAATCGAGTGTCCCATCCAGACGCAGCAGAGCTACCACTACGTGAATCAACTGCCTGTGAAGGCTGAGTATCCTTC aataaagctgGTTGTGGAGTGGGAACTGAGAGACGACACCAGCAGTGATCTGTTCTGCATCAGGTTCCCAGTTCAGATTGTGAGCTAA
- the LOC139930896 gene encoding NPC intracellular cholesterol transporter 2-like, with protein MALKDNGLLPFCSSGSSVGKASEVDISPCPHQPCQLHKGQSYSVNVTFTSNVESKTSKAVVHGVIAGVPIPFPIPIEDGCKSGIECPIQTQQSYHYVNQLPVKAEYPSLVVEWELRDDTSSDLFCIRFPVQIVS; from the exons atggcTTTAAAAGACAATGGCCTTCTCCCATTTTGCTCCTCAGGCTCATCTGTTGGCAAAGCATCCGAGGTTGACATTAGCCCTTGTCCTCATCAACCGTGCCAGCTACACAAAGGACAGTCCTACAGTGTCAATGTGACATTCACCAGCA ATGTGGAGAGCAAGACGAGCAAAGCCGTGGTGCATGGAGTCATCGCTGGAGTCCCCATCCCCTTCCCCATCCCCATCGAAGACGGCTGCAAGTCTGGAATCGAGTGTCCCATCCAGACGCAGCAGAGCTACCACTACGTGAATCAACTGCCTGTGAAGGCTGAGTATCCTTCT ctgGTTGTGGAGTGGGAACTGAGAGACGACACCAGCAGTGACCTGTTCTGCATCAGGTTCCCAGTTCAGATTGTGAGCTAA